A window of Melopsittacus undulatus isolate bMelUnd1 chromosome 10, bMelUnd1.mat.Z, whole genome shotgun sequence genomic DNA:
CTCGTTGTCCTGGGCTTCCCCTCCAACCAATTCGGGAAGCAGGAACCCGGCCAGAACTCGGAGATCCTCCCTGCGCTGAAGTGAGTActggggcaggggctgtggCCCCCAAAGCACAAGGCTCGGGGCTCCCCCGAAGCTGTGCAGCACCAAGCTGCCTGTTGCAGGATGCTCACCCTCCCCTTGCAGGTATGTCCGGCCAGGTGGTGGCTTCGTCCCCAATTTCCAGCTCTTCCAGAAAGGGGACGTGAATGGGGCCAAGGAACAGAAGGTCTTCACCTTCCTGAAGGTGGGTGCATGGCAAGCAGACACAGGGGGCTGCATCTAGGTTGGGTTTTGAGGGGGACAAGGCACTGATGCTCTGGCTCCTATTGCAGAACGCCTGTCCCCCGGTGGCAGAGGAGTTTGGGAACCCCAAGAACCTCTTCTGGGAGCCCCTGCGGAACCACGACATCAAGTGGAACTTTGAGAAGTTCCTGGTGGGCCCCGATGGTGTGCCCGTGATGCGCTGGTACCACCGCGCCAACATCGCCGTCGTGAAGAACGACATCATCGCCTACAtgaggcagctgcaggagcagggccaGTAGAGGCTGCTGGCTTGAGGGGTGCTTGTCCCCTCTGCTGGCATCCCCATGGCTGCTTTGGGGCTggctccccatcccatcataCATCCCAGCAGCTGTCTCCCCCATCACTGTTCTCTCTGGCACTCCCAGTGGCAGAGACCTCGGTGACGGGAAGGGGACATTCCCAATAACCCATAGCCCACCCCAGCAGTGGCATCTCATCAGCTTTCCCGCTGCTCCATCACCCCGCGTTGCCAGAcagcaggaggatgcagggGCCCCT
This region includes:
- the GPX3 gene encoding glutathione peroxidase 3; translated protein: MGGWLRSAWILPLFLAGLVQPGQGQEKEKVKCYGSVEGTIYDYGALTIDGDEYIPFRNYAGKMVLFVNVATYUGLTLQYLELNALQTELGPYGLVVLGFPSNQFGKQEPGQNSEILPALKYVRPGGGFVPNFQLFQKGDVNGAKEQKVFTFLKNACPPVAEEFGNPKNLFWEPLRNHDIKWNFEKFLVGPDGVPVMRWYHRANIAVVKNDIIAYMRQLQEQGQ